From the Amycolatopsis thermoflava N1165 genome, one window contains:
- a CDS encoding sugar transferase codes for MEEPVRKPMPLGEAVLGSETRGPAGHARLHAVGPGEKATPRAAAQPWENRYRAYVITADVVATLVVIVTGALLILDITGRPYFLHASGTALAILCSLPLNHAWSQHVLGEGTEEFRRLGRSLVIAAVVVALAGLLFGALDVQPWVFYAVPAVAVIAFPLRYGLRQVLHRKRRAGECMHSVIAAGSPDTLRDLIERTRTESHVGWQVSAVCTATGQGERATGEIGGIAVAGRLDELADQVRRGGYRVVAVTSDPHWTPERLQQLAWDLEGTGAELVVAPVLMEIAGPRLNVSGVLGMPLLRVSAPTFTGGRRVVKDIVDRMGAAALIVLAAPLLLGIASLIKLNDRGPVFYRQLRVGRDGRTFTMVKFRTMVIDADRLRHGLLGDNEGSGPLFKLRRDPRITRVGAVLRRYSLDELPQLFNVLGGTMSLVGPRPPLPGETENYERAARRKLLVKPGMTGLWQVSGRSDLSWEESVRLDLRYVEDWSLALDMAILWKTFRAVTGGRGAY; via the coding sequence CTGCACGCCGTCGGCCCGGGCGAGAAGGCCACTCCACGCGCGGCCGCCCAGCCGTGGGAGAACCGGTACCGCGCCTACGTGATCACCGCGGACGTGGTCGCCACGCTCGTGGTCATCGTGACCGGCGCGCTGCTGATCCTCGACATCACCGGGCGGCCCTACTTCCTGCACGCGTCGGGGACCGCGCTCGCGATCCTCTGCTCGCTGCCGCTCAACCACGCCTGGAGCCAGCACGTGCTCGGCGAAGGCACCGAGGAGTTCCGCCGCCTCGGGCGCAGCCTCGTGATCGCCGCCGTGGTCGTCGCGCTCGCCGGGCTGCTCTTCGGCGCGCTCGACGTGCAGCCGTGGGTCTTCTACGCGGTGCCGGCCGTCGCGGTGATCGCGTTCCCGCTGCGGTACGGGCTGCGACAGGTGCTGCACCGCAAGCGGCGCGCCGGCGAGTGCATGCACTCGGTGATCGCGGCCGGGTCGCCGGACACGCTGCGCGACCTGATCGAGCGCACCCGCACCGAATCGCACGTGGGGTGGCAGGTGTCGGCGGTGTGCACCGCGACCGGGCAGGGCGAGCGCGCCACCGGCGAGATCGGCGGCATCGCGGTGGCCGGCCGCCTCGACGAGCTCGCCGACCAGGTCCGCCGCGGCGGTTACCGGGTCGTGGCGGTCACCTCCGATCCGCATTGGACCCCGGAGCGGCTGCAGCAGCTGGCGTGGGACCTCGAGGGCACGGGCGCGGAACTGGTCGTCGCCCCGGTCCTGATGGAGATCGCCGGGCCGCGGCTCAACGTGTCCGGGGTGCTCGGCATGCCGCTGCTGCGGGTTTCGGCGCCCACGTTCACCGGCGGCCGCCGCGTCGTCAAGGACATCGTCGATCGTATGGGCGCCGCCGCGCTGATCGTGCTGGCCGCGCCGCTCCTGCTCGGCATCGCGTCGCTGATCAAGCTCAACGACCGCGGCCCGGTGTTCTACCGCCAGCTGCGCGTCGGCCGCGACGGCCGCACGTTCACCATGGTCAAGTTCCGCACCATGGTCATCGACGCCGACCGCCTGCGGCACGGCCTGCTCGGCGACAACGAGGGTTCCGGCCCGCTGTTCAAGCTCCGCCGCGACCCGCGCATCACCCGGGTCGGCGCGGTGCTGCGCCGGTACTCCCTCGACGAGCTGCCGCAGCTGTTCAACGTCCTCGGCGGCACCATGTCGCTCGTCGGCCCGCGCCCGCCGCTGCCCGGCGAGACCGAGAACTACGAACGCGCCGCGCGCCGCAAGCTGCTCGTCAAGCCGGGCATGACCGGGCTGTGGCAGGTCAGCGGCCGCAGCGACCTGTCCTGGGAGGAGAGCGTCCGCCTCGACCTGCGCTACGTCGAGGACTGGTCGCTGGCGCTGGACATGGCGATCCTGTGGAAGACGTTCCGCGCGGTCACCGGAGGCCGGGGCGCGTACTGA